A genomic region of Colletotrichum destructivum chromosome 1, complete sequence contains the following coding sequences:
- a CDS encoding Putative P-loop containing nucleoside triphosphate hydrolase, with amino-acid sequence MAITPSKPIFCATHPRACSTAFERVFMTRRDKLACVHEPFGDAFYYGPERVGERFEDDAEGREKSGFAKTTYADVLKQIEEAGKDKRVFIKDIAHYLLPPNQQKASIAPSAGTTAEPGNPTVLPLDILRKFQWTFLIRHPRRSIPSYYRCTIPPLDEVTGFSNFSASEAGYDELRRLFDFLIRERVVDEKDLMVVDADDLLDDPEGVIRAYCAHVGLDFTDAMLNWSDEDTKLAQEKFAKWNGFHNDALCSTSLKPRDKAHKKVITRESEEAEWLSKYGEKGLKEIRECVDANVKDYEYLKKFAIRV; translated from the exons ATGGCTATCACGCCTTCGAAGCCAATCTTCTGCGCGACCCACCCGAGGGCCTGCTCTACAGCCTTTGAGAGG GTTTTCATGACCCGCCGGGACAAGCTGGCATGCGTCCATGAGCCCTTTGGCGATGCATTCTACTATGGCCCCGAGCGAGTCGGCGAACgcttcgaggacgacgccgagggaCGCGAGAAGTCGGGCTTCGCCAAGACAACCTACGCCGATGTCCTGAAGCAGATCGAGGAGGCTGGCAAAGAT AAGCGTGTCTTCATCAAAGACATCGCGCATTACCTCCTGCCCCCCAACCAGCAAAAGGCCTCCATCGCCCCCTCGGccggcaccaccgccgaGCCCGGCAATCCCACGGTCCTGcccctcgacatcctccgcAAGTTCCAGTGGACGTTCCTCATCCGCCACCCGCGCCGCTCCATCCCCTCGTACTATCGTTGCACCATCCCGCCCCTGGACGAGGTCACGGGTTTCAGCAACTTCTCCGCCAGCGAGGCCGGCTACGACGAGCTGCGCCGCCTCTTCGACTTCCTCATCCGCgagcgcgtcgtcgacgagaaggacctcatggtcgtcgacgccgacgacctgctcgacgacccgGAGGGCGTCATCCGCGCCTACTGCGCccacgtcggcctcgacttCACCGACGCCATGCTCAACTGGAGCGACGAGGACACCAAGCTCGCCCAGGAAAAGTTTGCCAAGTGGAACGGCTTCCACAACGACGCCCTGTGCAGCACGTCGCTGAAGCCGCGTGACAAGGCCCAT AAAAAGGTCATCACCCGCGAGTCCGAAGAGGCCGAGTGGTTGAGCAAGTACGGCGAGAAGGGTCTCAAGGAGATCCGCGAGtgcgtcgacgccaacgtcAAGGACTACGAGTACCTCAAGAAGTTCGCCATCAGAGTCTAA
- a CDS encoding Putative ClpA/B family, AAA+ ATPase domain, ATPase, AAA-type, core, Clp, repeat (R), with product MNSRMEFTDRGEKAVQDAMALAEQYAHSQLLPVHLAVSLLDPPADLSKDQQNGPPQTSSMFRQVIERAHGDPQAFDRALKKTLVRLPSQDPPPDQVSVAPTFHAVLRKAQELQKTQKDSFIAVDHLIQALAEDHTIQTCLKESNVPKAKLVHDAVAQIRGTKRVDSKNADTEEEHENLAKFTIDMTALARDKNMDPVIGREEEIRRVVRILSRRTKNNPVLIGEPGVGKTTVVEGLAQRIVNRDVPDNLKACKLLSLDVGALVAGSKYRGEFEERMKGVLKEIEDSKEMIVLFVDEIHLLMGAGSSGEGGMDAANLLKPMLARGQLHCIGATTLAEYRKYVEKDAAFERRFQQVLVKEPTIGETISILRGLKERYDRHHRVTILDNALVAAANLAGRYLTSRRLPDSAIDLVDEAAAAVRVARESQPEIIDSLERKLRQIMIEIAALEKEKDEASQTRLVQARKDAKNVEEELEPLRQKYLSEIKRGEEIHLAKTKLDELEKRLEDAANSGNHAKAADLQYGAIPEQRAVIKDLEAKKAAADAALNATGQDHNAMVTDVVTADHINEIVSRWTGIPVTRLKTSEKEKLVHMEKALGKIVVGQKEAVQAVSNAIRLQRSGLSNPNQPPSFLFCGPSGTGKTLLTKALAEFLFDDPKAMIRFDMSEYQERHALSRMIGAPPGYVGHDAGGQLTEALRRKPFSILLFDEVEKAAKEVLTVLLQLMDDGRITDGQGRIVDAKNCIVVMTSNLGAEYLTKSTSREGKVDPTTRELVMNALRGWFLPEFLNRINSTVIFNRLTRREIRKIVDIRLMEIQKRLEDNNRKVFIDVSDEAKDYLGNAGYSPAYGARPLSRLIEKEVLNKLAILILRGNIRDGETARVELINGRLVVLPNHQDSELNTDDDDMDEDDAVDELVADEMDEDIYD from the coding sequence ATGAATTCACGAATGGAATTCACCGATAGAGGTGAGAAGGCCGTGCAGGACGCCatggccctcgccgagcagTACGCTCACTCCCAGCTACTGCCTGTCCATCTTGCGGTCTCGCTTCTCGACCCCCCCGCAGACCTCTCCAAGGATCAACAAAACGGCCCACCGCAGACGTCCTCGATGTTTCGGCAAGTCATTGAACGCGCCCACGGCGATCCCCAAGCCTTCGACAGAGCACTCAAGAAGACGCTCGTCCGTCTGCCGAGCCAAGACCCACCTCCAGACCAGGTCTCCGTGGCACCCACCTTCCACGCCGTCCTCCGCAAGGCGCAGGAGCTGCAGAAGACACAAAAGGACAGCTTCATCGCCGTAGACCATCTCATCCAAGCCCTCGCCGAAGACCACACAATACAGACCTGCCTAAAGGAGTCCAACGTGCCCAAGGCCAAGCTGGTGCACGACGCCGTTGCCCAGATTCGCGGCACAAAGCGCGTGGACAGCAAGAATGCCGATaccgaggaggagcacgAGAACCTTGCCAAGTTTACCATCGACatgacggccttggcccGCGACAAGAACATGGACCCGGTCATTggccgcgaggaggagatccgCCGAGTCGTACGGATTTTGTCCCGCCGGACGAAGAACAACCCCGTCCTCATCGGTGAGCCCGGTGTCGGTAAGACTACCGTCGTTGAGGGTCTTGCCCAGCGCATCGTCAACCGCGATGTACCTGATAACCTGAAGGCTTGCAAGCTGCTTTCGCTTGACGTCGGCGCCTTGGTGGCCGGAAGCAAGTACCGCGGAGAGTTTGAGGAAAGGATGAAGGGTGTCCTGAAGGAGATCGAGGACTCCAAGGAGATGATTgtcctcttcgtcgacgagatccaCTTGCTGATGGGCGCGGGCTCATCCGGCGAGGGTGGCATGGATGCTGCGAACTTGCTGAAGCCCATGCTTGCTCGTGGCCAGCTGCACTGCATTGGTGCGACAACCCTCGCCGAGTACCGCAAGTATGTCGAGAAGGACGCTGCTTTCGAGCGTCGATTCCAGCAGGTTCTTGTCAAGGAGCCCACCATCGGCGAGACCATTTCCATCCTCCGTGGTCTCAAGGAGCGCTACGACAGACATCACCGCGTTACAATTCTCGACAACGCACTGGTGGCAGCCGCTAACCTTGCCGGCCGCTACCTCACTTCCAGGAGACTTCCCGACTCGGCCATCGACCTGGTCGAtgaggctgccgccgctgtcaGAGTCGCAAGAGAGTCTCAGCCCGAAATCATCGATTCTCTCGAGCGCAAGCTGCGTCAGATCATGATCGAGATTGCCGCTTtggaaaaggagaaggacgaAGCCTCTCAGACCCGCCTAGTTCAGGCGAGAAAGGATGCCAAGAATGTCGAGGAGGAACTGGAGCCTCTTCGTCAGAAGTACCTCAGCGAGATCAAGAGAGGCGAGGAGATTCACTTGGCCAAGACgaagctcgacgagctcgagaagcgTCTTGAAGATGCTGCCAACTCCGGAAATCACGCCAAGGCTGCCGACCTCCAGTACGGCGCCATCCCCGAGCAGCGCGCCGTCATCAAGGATCTCGAGGCTaagaaggccgccgctgaCGCCGCTCTGAACGCGACCGGTCAGGACCATAACGCCATGGTCACTGACGTTGTCACCGCCGACCACATCAACGAGATTGTCTCCCGCTGGACTGGCATCCCCGTCACTCGTCTCAAGACAAGCGAAAAGGAGAAGCTCGTTCACATGGAAAAGGCCCTCGGCaagatcgtcgtcggccagaaGGAAGCTGTACAGGCCGTCTCTAACGCCATCCGCCTGCAACGGTCTGGTCTCAGTAACCCCAATCAGCCACCAAGCTTCCTGTTTTGCGGTCCCTCTGGTACCGGTAAGACTCTCTTGACTAAGGCCCTCGCCGAATTCCTCTTCGACGACCCTAAGGCCATGATTCGCTTCGACATGTCCGAGTACCAAGAGCGTCACGCCCTTAGTAGGATGATTGGTGCTCCCCCGGGTTATGTTGGTCACGATGCCGGTGGCCAGCTGACCGAAGCTCTCCGCCGCAAGCCTttctccatcctcctcttcgacgaGGTGGAGAAGGCTGCCAAGGAGGTCCTGACGGTCCTACTTCAGCTcatggatgatggccgcATCACCGACGGTCAAGGCCGCATCGTTGACGCCAAGAACTGCATCGTCGTCATGACCTCCAACTTGGGTGCCGAGTACCTCACCAAGTCCACCAGCCGCGAGGGCAAGGTCGACCCGACGACTCGCGAGCTAGTTATGAACGCCCTTCGTGGCTGGTTCCTGCCCGAGTTCCTCAACCGCATCAACTCCACAGTCATTTTCAACCGCCTCACACGCCGCGAGATTCGCAAGATTGTTGATATCCGGTTGATGGAAATCCAGAAGCGGCTTGAGGACAACAACCGCAAGGTCTTCATCGACGTGTCGGACGAGGCCAAAGACTACCTCGGTAACGCCGGCTACTCGCCCGCCTACGGTGCCCGGCCGTTGTCCCGCctgatcgagaaggaggtccTCAACAAGCTGGCCATCCTGATTCTGCGGGGCAACATCCGTGATGGCGAAACCGCTCGTGTTGAACTTATCAACGGCAGACTTGTTGTCCTGCCCAACCATCAGGACAGCGAGCTCAAcacggacgacgacgacatggacgaggacgacgctgttgatgagcttgtcgccgatgagatggacgaggacatcTACGACTAA
- a CDS encoding Putative large ribosomal subunit protein mL67 has protein sequence MNSVSVFRFSQLSFGVARTSIRHGHTRSRRRAPQPELTNFEPGHGEQIWVYSHLTSNQVIYSHTKQLDSNRALRQLPFNGKKTKPAKLRRDYWKPMALIQLPSGAGVAGQSVFQKLREFRRLHELCWDESLRFTKNTDTFTGVTKTRVRNRLERGVALNDQRANSIADMAAVLAGVGRGSRLLVSPQEKKAVLEEGKTLVGRKWSQKPPPPTATVVAKEAEAEDVSKVVEGEDASKVVEGPEELLPTTIYWANEADRNFAERWSDNVTHEVFDNFKALLAENQFTEAIEEGSEALEAETKAEKAHDKSLV, from the exons ATGAACTCGGTCTCGGTTTTCAGATTTTCACAGCTGTccttcggcgtcgcccgGACAAGCATACGGCATGGCCACACGAGGtcgcgccgtcgagcgccGCAGCCCGAGCTCACCAACTTCGAGCCGGGCCACGGCGAGCAGATCTGGGTCTACAGCCACCTGACCTCGAACCAAGTGATTTACTCGCACACGAAGCAACTCGAC TCCAATCGCGCGCTCCGTCAACTCCCCTTCAACGGCAAGAAGACCAAACCCGCCAAGCTCCGCCGTGACTACTGGAAGCCAATGGCCCTGATCCAGCTACCCAGCGGCGCGGGCGTGGCGGGCCAGTCGGTCTTCCAGAAGCTCCGCGAGTTCAGACGCCTCCACGAGCTCTGCTGGGACGAGTCGCTCCGCTTCACCAAGAACACGGACACATTCACGGGGGTCACCAAGACGCGCGTCCGCAACCGGCTCGAGCGCGGCGTGGCCCTCAACGACCAGCGCGCAAACTCCATCGCCGATATGGCAGCCGTGCTTGCGGGCGTCGGCAGGGGCAGCCGGCTGCTGGTGAGCCcgcaggagaagaaggccgtcctcgaggagggcaagacgCTGGTGGGCCGTAAGTGGTCGCagaagccgccgccaccgacggcgacggtcgtggccaaagaggccgaggccgaggacgtgagcaaagtcgtcgagggcgaggatgcgagcaaggttgtcgagggccccgaggagctgctgcccACGACGATATACTGGGCCAACGAGGCTGATCGCAACTTTGCAGAGCGGTGGTCGGACAACGTCACGCACGAGGTGTTCGACAATTTCAAGGCGCTGCTGGCAGAGAATCAGTTCACGGAGGCCATTGAGGAAGGGAGCGAGGCACTGGAGGCTGAGACTAAGGCAGAGAAGGCTCATGACAAAAGTCTAGTTTAA
- a CDS encoding Putative RNA recognition motif domain, armadillo-like helical, pumilio domain-containing protein yields the protein MSTRSDHLAIGYPPQSATQNRSTSPTTNNTSPIDSAAGSSIRSPFGLPGGLSHSSKMASASRSGAGSPSHEMPGSSRLFSKRAREIQAQEGVPGLPVNPWGGPPTSGNSTPLRENIPESPTDGFPDFAQLPTPDSMPQARRARAGTVPSRFSPGGAGNGLLSIPAMAPKSSRPTPSHSPFKSSSPGLEPTETASNNSALLSRLRAGSMPQRSPFAQIPGTSSPFGPSIFSSWNPTGTGRDRGMTLASIASIGSTNGPSSPTQSQISREGGGESDVHMRTLDYLGLAETPQPPRAQLATPYIPSFNEFTKANRFRSYSVNNKDKYADEEEDDFEENMTLESQYVAHLQDQLAATNAAIHNHNLAVQAFANQATRPRARTAGVLDTPGSRLMRTYMSGNGLGNAVPPAEIRLPDEKEFDDLPQAVAAMNLGRSSSRNAGLLNAEDQGLEGPTSALWLGSIPTSTTTSTLTEMFKSYGPILSARVLTHKNCGFVNFERMESAITAKASMNGKEIFPGAGPIRINFAKPPSASNTPGHDGVFPSPSPDPFSKNQDNSHSASSGAAADNGSSAAQSANAAPTVPPLSEMTSDILHIVKQFQASDEDTAKISRSLQSSIQFTNFVDEIPPIREPAHTRVHDAPRLRDIRKRIDNQSLSQAEIETTALDMLPEIAELSSDYLGNTVVQKLFEHCSDELRDAMLAEIAPHMAEIGVHKNGTWAAQKIIDVCKTPHQMTLIVENLRPYTIPLFLDQYGNYVLQGCLKFGAPFNDFIFETMLSRMWEVSQGRYGARAMRACLESHHATKEQQRMLAAAIALHSVQLATNANGALLLTWLLDTCTFPQRRTVLSPQLVPCLVHLCTHKVAYLTVLKVINQKAEPEARDTILKALFFTPNDQVLEAILSDHACGATLIFKVLTTPFFDESIRSQVVENVKNVLVRIKAQPGQGYKRLMDEVGLSTRNSGGGGRDHGHGNSNNNSNNNSGSNSGSNNEQRQRPASRQASMSNHHQQAAHMNKQQYYNPLNSSANASNYELGFGAQRSEPADASMPPFPSYGVQNAMYNQSNSPMPTPANLQQLQYQQNMLNRATPPVNNFFPPMQAGFGGYSSSPSPSIDQYRGQNLANGSPIQPPASQLPQMPPGQTPYAPPGFGMNMGMTGYGGYGNMGAMQSMAYMQQEQVNGRRGRVSQSPFASQQQQQQQQQFQRNQWQD from the exons ATGTCAACTAGATCCGATCACTTGGCCATTGGTTACCCGCCCCAATCTGCCACACAGAATCGGTCGACCTcacccaccaccaacaaTACTTCTCCCATCGATTCTGCCGCTGGTTCATCCATCAGATCTCCCTTCGGTCTACCAGGCGGCTTGAGCCACTCCAGCAAGATGGCCAGCGCCTCGCGATCAGGGGCTGGCTCTCCGTCGCACGAGATGCCCGGCTCGAGCAGGTTGTTTTCCAAGAG AGCCCGCGAGATtcaagcccaagaaggcgTGCCTGGACTGCCGGTAAATCCCTGGGGCGGTCCGCCGACCAGCGGCAACTCCACGCCCCTCCGCGAGAATATCCCCGAGTCACCGACTGATGGCTTTCCTGACTTTGCTCAACTCCCTACACCCGACTCCATGCCCCAGGCGAGGCGCGCTCGTGCTGGAACTGTACCCTCGCGGTTCTCCCCGGGAGGTGCCGGCAATGGCTTGCTCAGCATCCCCGCCATGGCTCCCAAGTCGTCGCGACCTACCCCGTCCCACAGCCCTTTCAAATCCTCGTCTCCTGGCCTCGAGCCGACCGAGACGGCTTCCAACAACTCCGCCTTGCTATCGCGTCTACGCGCTGGATCGATGCCTCAGAGGAGCCCATTCGCGCAGATCCCGGGCACCAGCTCGCCCTTTGGCCCCTCCATATTCAGTAGCTGGAACCCTACCGGTACCGGCCGCGACCGGGGCATGACGCTTGCGAGCATTGCTAGCATTGGCTCGACCAACGGGCCGAGCTCCCCGACCCAGTCCCAGATTTCCCGAGAAGGCGGTGGGGAGAGCGATGTTCATATGAGAACACTGGACTACCTGGGACTGGCCGAGACGCCGCAACCCCCCCGTGCCCAATTGGCAACGCCGTACATTCCGAGCTTCAACGAGTTTACTAAGGCTAACCGTTTCCGCTCGTACTCGGTCAACAACAAGGACAAAtatgccgacgaggaggaggatgactTTGAGGAAAACATGACTCTCGAGAGCCAGTATGTCGCCCACCTTCAGGATCAACTCGCGGCTACCAATGCCGCCATCCACAACCACAACCTGGCTGTTCAGGCCTTCGCGAACCAGGCCACGCGTCCCCGCGCCAGGACCGCCGGTGTTCTTGATACGCCTGGCTCTCGTCTCATGCGGACTTACATGTCTGGCAATGGTTTAGGCAACGCGGTTCCTCCTGCCGAGATCCGTCTTCCAGACGAAAAGGAGTTCGATGACCTTCCTCAAGCTGTGGCTGCCATGAACCTTGGACGGTCAAGCAGTCGCAACGCGGGTCTACTCAACGCAGAGGATCAAGGTCTCGAGGGTCCTACCAGCGCTCTGTGGCTAGGTAGCATCCCGACTTCTaccacgacatcgacctTGACCGAAATGTTCAAGTCGTACGGTCCTATTTTGTCTGCCCGCGTTCTCACGCATAAGAATTGTGGCTTCGTCAACTTTGAACGAATGGAAAGTGCCATCACTGCCAAGGCCAGCATGAATGGCAAGGAAATCTTTCCCGGAGCTGGCCCTATTCGCATCAATTTTGCTAAGCCGCCCTCTGCCTCGAACACCCCCGGTCATGACGGAGTTTTCCCTTCACCCAGCCCCGACCCCTTCTCGAAGAACCAAGACAACTCGCACAGTGCCTCATCCGGCGCTGCCGCTGACAATGGCAGCTCGGCCGCCCAGTCAGCTAACGCTGCTCCCACTGTGCCTCCTCTGTCAGAGATGACGAGCGATATTCTGCATATCGTGAAGCAATTCCAGGCTTCTGACGAAGACACTGCCAAGATCTCTCGCAGCCTCCAATCCTCTATCCAGTTTACCAACTTTGTCGACGAGATTCCTCCCATCCGGGAGCCGGCCCACACGCGGGTTCACGATGCTCCGAGACTCCGAGACATTAGGAAGAGAATCGACAACCAGAGTTTGTCTCAGGCAGAGATTGAGACGACCGCCCTCGATATGCTGCCGGAGATCGCCGAACTCTCGTCTGACTACCTCGGCAACACTGTCGTGCAGAAGCTTTTTGAGCATTGCTCCGACGAACTCCGGGACGCTATGCTTGCTGAGATCGCTCCTCACATGGCGGAAATTGGCGTACACAAGAACGGTACTTGGGCCGCTCAGAAGATTATCGACGTCTGCAAGACTCCACATCAGATGACTTTGATTGTCGAGAATCTGCGCCCTTACACGATCCCTCTGTTCCTCGACCAGTACGGCAACTATGTTCTGCAGGGCTGCCTCAAGTTCGGCGCCCCTTTCAACGATTTTATCTTTGAGACGATGCTCAGCCGGATGTGGGAGGTGTCCCAGGGTCGCTACGGTGCCCGAGCCATGCGTGCCTGCTTAGAGAGCCACCACGCCACCAAGGAGCAGCAACGGATGCTTGCTGCCGCAATCGCCTTGCACAGCGTCCAGCTTgccaccaacgccaacggAGCTCTTCTATTGACCTGGCTCCTAGACACCTGCACATTCCCCCAGCGCAGGACTGTTTTGTCACCTCAACTTGTCCCCTGTCTGGTGCACCTGTGCACCCACAAGGTCGCCTATCTCACTGTGCTGAAGGTGATTAACCAGAAGGCCGAACCCGAGGCTCGGGACACCATTCTCAAGGCTCTCTTCTTCACGCCCAACGACCAAGTCCTAGAGGCGATTCTCAGCGACCATGCCTGCGGCGCTACCCTCATTTTCAAGGTTCTCACGACTCCTTTTTTCGATGAGAGCATCCGCAGCCAGGTGGTTGAAAATGTCAAGAACGTTTTGGTGCGCATCAAAGCTCAGCCCGGTCAAGGCTACAAGCGCTTGATGGACGAAGTTGGCTTGTCTACTCGCAacagcggcggtggcgggcgtgACCACGGGCACGGCAactccaacaacaacagcaacaacaacagcggcagcaacagcggcagcaacaatgagcagcggcagcgaccGGCTTCCCGACAGGCCAGTATGAGCAACCATCATCAACAGGCGGCCCACATGAACAAGCAGCAGTACTACAACCCGTTGAACTCGTCTGCCAACGCCTCCAACTACGAGTTGGGCTTCGGCGCCCAGCGCAGCGAACCTGCCGATGCGAGCATGCCACCTTTCCCTTCGTATGGTGTCCAGAACGCAATGTACAATCAATCGAATTCCCCGATGCCGACCCCCGCGAACTTGCAGCAGCTGCAATACCAGCAGAACATGCTCAACCGCGCAACGCCTCCTGTCAACAACTTCTTCCCCCCAATGCAGGCAGGCTTCGGCGGctacagcagcagcccgagTCCATCGATCGATCAGTACCGCGGCCAGAATTTGGCCAACGGCAGCCCTATCCAGCCGCCGGCAAGCCAGCTCCCTCAGATGCCTCCTGGCCAAACCCCGTACGCACCCCCCGGCTTTGGTATGAACATGGGCATGACGGGCTACGGCGGCTACGGCAACATGGGGGCCATGCAGAGCATGGCGTATATGCAGCAGGAGCAAGTCAATGGAAGACGTGGCCGAGTAAGCCAATCCCCATTCGCatcccagcagcagcagcagcagcagcaacagttTCAGCGAAACCAGTGGCAAGACTGA